In Acidianus brierleyi, one genomic interval encodes:
- a CDS encoding FecCD family ABC transporter permease — protein MLKTEIILKHRKKLIFVLVFLLIITFFAYLNLGYYPTTLSEVSDYLTNKIPYGSPLSAVLSLRLRRSLLAIFAGALMGVGGAVLQGTMRNPLASPFTLGIPQASALGVALVLIISSNLSFFLLQSPFILPLFAFLMALLQVFFIILLSRALGMSSGALILSAIALSFVYQAILSLSEYLFLNDLQVDIIVFWTFGDLSRAGWQQAYIIGISALILLPLFYYFSIDLDLIILGDEIAESSGLNAKKFRLISTLLVALAEAVPTSFIGVIPFLGLVAPHLGRLIVGGSHKYLIPTSALVGSELLLVADLLGRIIIMPITIPVGIILSFIGTPILIILAVVRMGGNAKSLQR, from the coding sequence ATGTTAAAAACTGAAATTATATTAAAACATAGAAAGAAGTTAATTTTTGTTCTAGTTTTCTTGCTTATTATCACATTTTTTGCTTACCTTAATTTAGGTTATTATCCTACAACACTTTCTGAAGTATCAGACTACTTAACTAACAAGATCCCATATGGTAGCCCTTTATCTGCTGTTCTAAGTTTAAGGCTCAGAAGATCACTTCTAGCAATATTTGCTGGTGCGCTCATGGGAGTTGGAGGAGCAGTATTACAAGGGACAATGAGAAATCCTTTAGCTTCACCATTCACTTTAGGTATACCTCAAGCTTCTGCATTAGGTGTTGCATTAGTACTTATAATTTCATCCAATCTCTCTTTCTTCTTATTGCAATCCCCATTTATCTTGCCTTTATTTGCGTTTTTAATGGCATTGCTTCAAGTTTTCTTTATAATATTACTATCTAGAGCTCTTGGAATGTCTTCTGGAGCATTAATATTATCTGCCATAGCTTTGAGCTTTGTTTATCAAGCTATCCTATCTCTGAGTGAGTATTTATTCCTTAACGATCTACAAGTAGATATAATTGTTTTCTGGACTTTCGGAGATCTTAGTAGGGCAGGATGGCAACAAGCTTATATAATAGGCATTTCTGCACTAATCCTATTACCTTTATTCTATTATTTTTCAATAGATCTAGATCTTATCATTTTAGGCGACGAGATAGCTGAATCCTCTGGGTTAAACGCCAAGAAATTCAGGCTAATTAGCACTTTGCTGGTTGCGTTAGCAGAGGCAGTGCCAACGTCTTTCATAGGCGTAATACCATTTCTAGGATTAGTGGCTCCGCATTTAGGAAGATTAATAGTAGGTGGAAGTCATAAATATCTGATACCTACATCCGCTCTAGTTGGTTCGGAATTGCTCCTCGTAGCAGATTTGCTAGGAAGGATTATAATAATGCCAATTACCATACCTGTTGGTATAATTTTATCATTCATAGGAACACCTATTCTTATAATCTTAGCGGTGGTGAGGATGGGTGGTAACGCTAAAAGTCTCCAACGTTAG
- a CDS encoding ABC transporter ATP-binding protein: MVTLKVSNVSLSYSSVKVLNNITFSLEENSVVSLLGPNGSGKTTLLKTIDGLLRPNNGSVYVNCKLVHKLSRKDVAKVLGYVPQKLEVSELAAFEFVLTARRPYVDFDYSKEDKRIALDALKEVGMLQFKDRLLTELSGGQLQKIYIARALASGANVLLFDEPTSNLDPKASSEAMRLLKRISLLSNKTIIISIHDLSLAYRYSDISIFLKDGKIVAIGRTDEVFNADIIKLVYEIDTEVDKNKKIVIFYY, from the coding sequence GTGGTAACGCTAAAAGTCTCCAACGTTAGCTTAAGTTACTCGAGTGTAAAAGTTCTCAACAATATAACTTTTTCTCTTGAAGAGAACTCTGTAGTATCTTTATTAGGTCCTAACGGGTCCGGGAAAACTACACTGCTAAAGACTATTGATGGGCTCTTAAGACCTAATAACGGGTCTGTATATGTCAATTGTAAGTTAGTACATAAGCTTAGTAGAAAAGATGTTGCGAAGGTCTTGGGTTATGTGCCACAAAAGTTGGAAGTTTCAGAACTTGCAGCGTTTGAGTTTGTGCTTACTGCTAGAAGGCCTTATGTGGATTTTGATTATTCTAAAGAGGATAAGAGAATTGCTCTCGATGCATTAAAAGAGGTTGGGATGTTACAATTTAAGGACAGATTGCTGACCGAGCTTAGCGGGGGACAGTTGCAAAAAATATACATTGCGAGAGCTTTAGCTTCTGGGGCAAATGTTCTGCTTTTCGATGAACCTACCTCAAATTTAGATCCAAAGGCTTCATCTGAAGCAATGAGATTATTAAAGAGAATAAGTCTGCTCTCAAATAAAACAATTATTATTTCTATACATGATCTAAGTTTGGCTTATAGATACTCTGATATTTCAATTTTTCTTAAGGATGGAAAAATTGTAGCGATAGGCAGGACGGACGAAGTGTTCAATGCAGATATAATAAAACTTGTATACGAAATTGATACAGAAGTAGATAAAAATAAGAAAATAGTTATCTTCTACTATTAA
- a CDS encoding class I SAM-dependent methyltransferase: MKENKWKKIIEAYDIIAPVYERGNKFVTLGNIEKWRKVTIKMLLQDCKNMHKVLDAGSGPGNMTKTLLKYKNAKVVLLDQSEIMIKEAKLPVDKVIGTFEYMPFRDNSFDTVIMGFSFHASTNMRMTVEELKRISRCVGIVSIGKPKNIIKRSLLYIYMKYFVPFLSFLSTGAKYYKGYSRIFDIYTSVPNNNDVEKIISSEFKVKRFKEVGLGSVYIIIGTK, from the coding sequence ATGAAAGAAAATAAATGGAAGAAGATAATTGAGGCTTACGACATAATAGCCCCGGTATATGAGAGAGGAAATAAATTCGTTACATTGGGTAACATAGAAAAATGGAGAAAAGTAACGATAAAAATGCTACTACAAGATTGTAAGAATATGCATAAGGTTCTAGATGCAGGATCTGGACCAGGTAACATGACTAAGACGTTATTAAAATATAAGAATGCAAAAGTAGTGCTTCTAGATCAATCAGAAATTATGATAAAAGAGGCTAAATTACCAGTAGATAAAGTAATAGGAACATTTGAATATATGCCTTTTAGGGATAACTCTTTTGATACAGTAATAATGGGTTTTTCCTTTCATGCGTCTACAAATATGAGAATGACCGTAGAGGAATTGAAAAGAATTTCGAGATGCGTCGGGATAGTAAGTATAGGTAAACCTAAGAATATTATTAAAAGGAGTTTATTATACATTTATATGAAGTATTTTGTTCCATTTTTATCATTCTTATCTACAGGAGCTAAATATTATAAAGGGTATTCTAGAATATTTGATATATATACGAGTGTACCGAATAATAATGATGTAGAAAAAATTATATCAAGTGAATTCAAAGTAAAGAGATTTAAGGAAGTAGGATTAGGCTCTGTATATATCATCATTGGTACTAAGTAG
- a CDS encoding SRPBCC family protein → MIDVSYEFEYNESPSVLMEYLSNPENWVKYFKPAKKMEKIGPDEWILYLHWFKTVKSKLTRVISNNESEFIITSLGWPKFKMALKTYVLPSGNMTKVRTEFIYDGPLEGTSKKEMEEAYKTIAINLNADIKKYCEDNKCYSKEKDHNEKVFNNVSIKGLKIYEMKTVLKKEIQKSELDKILDQALIDSIDKDVVVIIENGNGIVRFHFSNGDLVEKEGNLDALGNTLKVLVKST, encoded by the coding sequence ATGATAGATGTAAGCTACGAATTCGAATACAACGAGAGCCCAAGTGTGCTAATGGAATATTTAAGCAATCCTGAAAACTGGGTGAAGTATTTTAAACCTGCAAAAAAGATGGAAAAAATAGGACCAGATGAGTGGATACTTTACCTTCATTGGTTTAAAACTGTAAAATCTAAGCTAACTAGAGTGATAAGTAATAATGAGAGTGAGTTCATAATAACCTCATTAGGTTGGCCAAAATTTAAAATGGCTTTAAAGACTTATGTTTTACCATCGGGAAACATGACTAAGGTTAGGACCGAATTCATTTATGATGGTCCATTAGAAGGCACTTCTAAAAAGGAAATGGAGGAGGCGTATAAAACTATTGCTATTAATTTAAATGCTGATATAAAAAAGTACTGTGAAGACAATAAGTGTTACAGTAAAGAGAAGGATCATAATGAGAAAGTATTTAATAACGTATCTATTAAAGGATTAAAAATTTATGAAATGAAAACTGTATTAAAGAAAGAAATCCAAAAATCTGAATTGGATAAAATCTTAGACCAAGCTCTTATAGATAGTATAGATAAGGACGTTGTGGTAATAATAGAGAACGGTAATGGGATCGTAAGGTTTCATTTCTCAAATGGTGATCTAGTTGAAAAAGAAGGTAACTTAGATGCCCTGGGAAATACCTTAAAAGTTCTAGTTAAATCTACTTAG